The Caldisericia bacterium nucleotide sequence ATTTACAGAACACAAAAATCTCCTCTTTAATATTTTAAATTAAATAAATTTGAATTTTTGTCAACTCTTTTTAGATTCCATCCAATTTGTTGTAAAATGAAAGAGATTAAAATCTATTATGGTGGGATGTGATGATTAAAGAAGGAATGATAATTGAAGGTCCATTTTGGCCTGAGCCTGTTGAGGTTAAGAAGGTTGAAGAATTTGGTGAAGGAATTCACATTATTGGAGCAACGGTTTATTCCAACGCCCATATTGATCAGTTGCTTTCAGAGGAAGATATAAAAAGAGTCAAAACAAAAGAGTTTGTTCTTGATTTTACCACGAAAGGTTTAGAGGCATTTCTATCTATAGAAGCCACTCGTTTTAAATTTGCCTCTCTCTTTGATCCTCTTTTAGCAATGAACACTTCAAAAATTGATCCACTGCCTTTCCAGATTGAGGCGGTGTACGGATATATATTGAAACTTCCACGAATAAGATTTCTAATAGCAGATGATCCCGGTGCTGGAAAAACGATTATGGCAGGTCTTATTGTTAAGGAATTGAAACTTAGGGGACTTGCAGAGAGAATTTTGATAGTTGTACCAGGGCATTTGAAAGATCAGTGGAGAAGGGAGCTTAAAGAGAAATTTCAGGAACACTTTACAGTAATTGATAGAGGTATGTTAAATGCTCACTACGGAGAGAATCCATGGCAAAAAGAGAATCAGGTTATAACCTCTATTGATTTTGCTAAACAAGAGGAGATTCTCACATCCTTAAGTAGCGTTGAGTGGGATCTTGTAATAGTTGACGAAGCCCACAAAATGGCTGCATATAAATATGGAGAAAAGGTAAAGAAGACTGGAAGATACAAATTAGGTGAAGTTCTTTCAAAAACCACCAATCATCTTCTGTTCCTTACAGCCACTCCCCACAAGGGAGACCCGGAAAATTACAGGTTGTTACTTGATTTGTTAAGTCCTGGATTTTTCGCCAGTAAAGAGATGATAAATGCCTCTTTGGAGAAAGGAGACAACCCTCTTTTTATAAGAAGGAGAAAGGAAGATTTAAAGGATTTTAACGGAAAACCCCTCTTTACAAATCGTTATCCAAAAACAATAAAGTTTAGGCTTTCAGATAAGGAGATTGTGCTTTATAACGAACTTTCAGAGTATGTGATTAATCAGTACAATAAAGCCCTTAAGAGTAGCAAAAAAAGAAACATTGCCTTTGCCTTGCTGATTCTTCAGAGAAGAATGGCATCAAGCACCTATGCCCTTTTGAAGTCTCTTGAAAGGAGAAAGAAAAGACTTGAGGCACTACTTAAGGAGCCAGAATTAAAAGAGGAGACTCCATTTATTGAACTGGGAGAGATTGAAATTTATGAGGATTACGAAGAAAAAAAACGTCTCGAGGAAGAGAGAAAATGGGAGACATTGAGTATTGCAAGGAATAGAAAGGAACTTGAAAGGGAGATAGAGACAATTGATCGTTTAATAAAAATGGCTGAAGAGATTCTCAATGAGGAGATAGAGGTTAAGGTAAGAGAGCTTAAAAAGGCTATAGAAGAGGGATTCAAAAAGATAAGAGAAATTGGCGGAAACGAGAAAATTTTGATTTTTACTGAGTCAAGAGATACACTTGAGTATCTCGTTAATAAAATCAAATCCTGGAGATACTCTGTGAATTTCATTCATGGAGGAATGAAATTAGATGAAAGGATAAAGGCTGAAAAAATCTTTAAAAATGAGAAGCAGATTATGGTGGCTACAGAGGCAGCTGGCGAAGGTATAAATCTTCAGTTCTGTCACCTT carries:
- a CDS encoding DUF3883 domain-containing protein, which encodes MIKEGMIIEGPFWPEPVEVKKVEEFGEGIHIIGATVYSNAHIDQLLSEEDIKRVKTKEFVLDFTTKGLEAFLSIEATRFKFASLFDPLLAMNTSKIDPLPFQIEAVYGYILKLPRIRFLIADDPGAGKTIMAGLIVKELKLRGLAERILIVVPGHLKDQWRRELKEKFQEHFTVIDRGMLNAHYGENPWQKENQVITSIDFAKQEEILTSLSSVEWDLVIVDEAHKMAAYKYGEKVKKTGRYKLGEVLSKTTNHLLFLTATPHKGDPENYRLLLDLLSPGFFASKEMINASLEKGDNPLFIRRRKEDLKDFNGKPLFTNRYPKTIKFRLSDKEIVLYNELSEYVINQYNKALKSSKKRNIAFALLILQRRMASSTYALLKSLERRKKRLEALLKEPELKEETPFIELGEIEIYEDYEEKKRLEEERKWETLSIARNRKELEREIETIDRLIKMAEEILNEEIEVKVRELKKAIEEGFKKIREIGGNEKILIFTESRDTLEYLVNKIKSWRYSVNFIHGGMKLDERIKAEKIFKNEKQIMVATEAAGEGINLQFCHLMINYDIPWNPNRLEQRMGRIHRYGQQKDVYIFNLVTEDTREGKVLVKMFEKLDEIRKALGSDKVFDVIGEVFAGKNLYQLILEAVANTRSIDDIQKEIDIKIDEEYIRKVKEALGESLATKHIDYTRIKEMAEKAKEYRLIPEYVEEFFKKAFQMAGGRFREREEGVISIDSVPYEIRKIAKEIDFKNRFGTILKSYPKATFDKDIAFKNQDYEFISFGHPLFEALLEWIKRNFSTKLLRGAVFEDPSGIYNGILWFFKVEVNDGKGEVAGKRIIVIYDDGKELREVNPSILWDLVPVDNSTPKKVNLDRDKVEKYVVSLANLYKNELLKERERQKMVKQKYGIKSLEYLRDMLDRDLVLLYEREERGERVDLAIKNKQERKRRYEEALERLKKEIEQEVSLTISMPKFLGAVIVRPTHSKDMVSDKEIEKIGMKIAMEYEKRNGRVPEDVSRENLGFDIRSKDGEKVRYIEVKARAGEGPVVLTTNEWLKAKRFREDYWLYVISNASTKPELYIIRNPYKNLKVKEKLEVVRFIVPWEEWKSKGARA